The sequence ATGTCGCCGTCGACAATCTCGTCCATAGCCATCGAGATGGTATCGGCACCGGAAAGCCCGATGGTGATGTCATCGACATCCTGGACGGCAAGCACGCGATTGTGCTGGCCACGCAGCATGCTATTGATGTCGCAGGCGCGCTTGGAGGCAAGCGAAGCGAGCAGGAAGCGGTTGTGATCGGTCTTCTCCAGAAGATCGTCAATGCAAGGCTTTACAACGGACACGGACCTCAGATCCTTTCATGCATATCGAGAACGCGAACGAGCTCATCGGTCGCGCGGTCGAGATCGTCATTCACCACGACGTCGTCGTAGCGGTCGGCAAGGGCAAGCTCATCGGCGGCGTTTGCCATACGCAGCTCAATCGTCTCGGGCGTCTCGGTACCGCGACCGACTAGACGCTCGCGAAGCACCTCGAGCGAAGGTGGCTTGATAAAGATCAGCACGGCCTCGGGGAAACGCTCCTTCACCTGCAGGGCGCCCTGGACATCGATCTCCAAAATCAGAGATGCGCCAGAGGCGAGCTTGGATGTGACCTCGCTCACCAACGTGCCGTAGCAGTTACCGTGAACCTCGGCCCACTCAACAAACTCACCGTTTGCCACGCGGCGGTCGAACTCCTCGCGCGTCAGAAAAAAGTAGTTGACGCCGTCGACCTCACCTTTGCGTGGTGCTCGCGTGGTAGCCGAAACCGTCAGGCCCAGGTTCGAGCGGCGCTCGCGCACACGAGTGACGAGCGTACCCTTGCCTGCTCCTGACGGTCCAGAAATCACAAAGAGCTTGGAATCCTGAGCGCTCACTTATTTGGTCAGCTGCTCGAGGAGCTGCTCGCGCTGACGGACGCCGAGGCCCTGGACGCGACGGGTAGCGGAGATACCGAGCTCCTCCATGATCTTGGCGGCCTTGGCCTTGCCATAACCAGGGAGAGACTCGATGAGGGTGGAAACCTTCATGCGGGAAGCGATGGGGTCATCGGAGTTGAGCACGGACTCGAGGGACTTCTCGCCCTTCTTGATCTGCTCGCGAAGCTCAGCGCGGGCGTGACGTGCGGCAGCAGCCTTCTCAAGAGCCTGCTTGCGCTGCTCATCGGTAAGCTGAGGGAGTGCCATTCGTACCTCCAAATAGTTGGGTTATATCTGATTCAATAATTGGCATTTTAGCACGTAGAACGTACAAAATGCCCAATCGCGGCTCCATAGGTTAGACGATACCCGCAAAAAGTGCAATATACTGCGCCCAAAGTTAAGCCCCTGACCTGCGATTCCACACAAAGGATGGGAAAGTTTACGCAGGTACAGGGGCTATTTTGTGCTAATGAGACCCAAAAGTGGTGACTTAGGGGAATCTTTTACGCGACGTTTTCGACCAGCTCGGCGACAATGGCGTCAAAGGTGGCAACCGGATCGTCGGCGCCGGTGATGGGTCGGCCCACCACAATGTGGCTTGCGCCACGCTCGATAGCCTGGGAAGGCGTCGCCACGCGGGACTGGTCGCCTAAGGCGGCACCCACCGGACGCACACCCGGAGTCACGATCAGGGCATCGGGACCCAGCAGCTCACGCATGTCGTGAGCCTCCATCGGCGAGCACACGATGCCATCGATGCCGTTGGCCTGAGCGAGCTTTGCCAGGCGGGCGGCCTCCTCGGCCACGGGCGACTCGACGCCAATCTCGCTCAAGGCATCCTGATTCATGCTCGTGAGCACGGTGATGGCGACGAGCTTGGCGCGGTCCTCGCGCGCCTCCTCGGCACCCTCGCGGCAGGCAGCGAGCATGGCGCCCGAACCCAAGCCGTGAACCGAGAGCAGGTCGGCACCGGCAAGCGAGGCCGAACGGGCGGCACCGCGAACCTGATGCGGAATATCATGGAACTTAAGGTCAAGGAAGACCTTAAAGCCCAGGTCCTTAAAGGTCTTGACGATCTCGGGGCCCTCAGCGTAATAGAGCGTCATGCCAACCTTGAGCCAGGCGGCATGGCCCGAAAGCTCGTGGGCAAGCTCGAGCGCACGCTCACGGTCGCAGTCGAGGGCGACGATTACGCGGTCGCGGGCATCGGTCTCTAGCATTCGAAAGCACCTACCAGTTCGTTGATGTCCTTTACGCCCTGGGACTCGGCCCAGGCCTCGAGCTCATGCGCGATCTTGAGCGAAGCGCACGGATCGACGAAGTTGGCCATACCGACCGACACGCAGGTGGCGCCGGCCAGGATAAACTCGGCCGCATCTTCTCCGGTCATGACACCGCCGACACCGTTGATGGGGATATCGACGGCCTGGGCAACCTCCCAGACCATGCGCACGGCGATGTGGTGGCACAGCGGGCCCGAAAGGCCGCCCTTGGGCTTGGCCACGCGGGACTTGCGGGTATGGACGTCGATGGCCATGCCCTGGATAGAGTTGATGACTGAAAGGCCGTCGGCACCGGCAGCCTCGAGGGCCCTGGCGATCTCGGCGACGTTGACCGGCGCCATCTTCACGAACAGCGGCTTATCGGTCACCTTACGGCAGGCAGCCATAACGGAAGAGGCGCCCTCGGGCGTGGAGCCCATGGCGGCACCGCCGGCGGCGATATTAGGGCAGCTCACGTTGATCTCGTAGCCGGCAGCCCAGGGACACAGCTCGACATACATCTCGAGCGCGCGGACAAACTCCTCGACGGAGTGACCGGCGACCTGGCAGATGACCTGGCAACCGTCCTTGGAGAGCTGCTCGAGCCACGGACCGGACTCGCGAGCAAAGGCAGCCACACCAGGGTTCTGAAGGCCCACGGAGTTGATCATGCCGCCCGGGATCTCGGCCATGCGGGGCGCGGGGTTGCCGGGCCAGGGCTCGGCAGCGCAACCCTTGGTGGTGATGGCGCCCAGCTGGGAAACATCAAAGAAGTTCTGGAACTGCCAACCGTAGCCAAAGGTACCGGCTGCGGTGTTGATGGGGTTCTGCATCTTGACGCCGCCGAAATCGACGGCCATGTTCACGGTACCCACTAGAAGACCACCACCTTGGAAGCATCGAACACGGGGCCGCACATGCAAGCACCCTTCATACCGTCGACCGTCTCGACATTGCAGGTGTTGCAGGCGCCAAAGCCACAGCTCATCATGCGCTCGAGCGACACCTCGCAGTAGGCACCGGCCTCGGCGGCAGCGGCGGCGACCTTCTTCATCATGACGGCGGGACCGCAGCTGGCGACATAGTCGTAGCCGCCCTCGCCGAGCAGCTCGGCGGCAGGATCGGTGCAAAAACCGTGCGTGCCGAGCGAACCGTCGTCAGTGCAAACGTTGACCGTGTCGCACAGAGCGCGGAACTCATCGATGCCCACGGCCTTGGACGCGGTGCCAAAGCCCAGGCACACGTCGACGGCCACACCCTGCTCGGCAAGCATGCCGGCGAGGCACAGCACGGGCGGAACGCCGATGCCGCCGGCGACGAGCAGGGCCTTCCTGGTGCCCTCGGGTACCATCCAGCCACGGCCACCGGGGCCCAGCAGGTTAGAGGTGGAGCCGGGGGCCATCTGCGACAGACGACGGGTGTCGTCACCCACGACGGCGTACCACAGCTCGACGGTACCGGCCTGGGCGTCGGCGCGATAGAAGCTCAGGGGCACGCGAAGCAGCGAGGACGCATCGCCGGGCACGGCAATGTTCACAAACTGACCGGGCTTGAGCGCACTTGCAAGCTTGGGGGCCGAGATGACGAGCGAGAAGATGCCGTCGGCGATCTCCTGGTTCGAGACGACCTCGAAGTCGTGCATGCGTGCAGTGGAAGGTGTGGGCATAGACGCTCCAATCCCCCATGCGATTGCATGGTCAAAACGAACAGAAAGCGCGGCACCGCAAGGGCACCGCGCACAAAAGCGATAAGGCTATGCTAGCAGATGCAGCCGTCGGCGAGCGTCTGCTTACCGCCGACAAACACATCGGTGGCACGACCGGTAAGCGTGCGGCCGGCAAAACCGGAGTTCTCGGCGCGCGACTCGTAACCGTCCTCGCCGACCGTCCAGGTGGCAGAGGGGTCGAACACGGTCAGGTCGGCAACGGAGCCCGCCTTGACCTGAACCTGGTCGAGGCCCAGGATCTCACGCGGCTTGATGGCCATGAGCTCGACCATACGGCCCACGCTCATCTTGCCCGTGTTGACCAGCTCGGTGAGCACGAGCGACAGCGAGGTCTCGAGACCGATCATGCCAAAGGGCGCAAGCTCGAACTCGCGGGCCTTCTCCCACGGGGTGTGGGGAGCGTGATCGGTGACGATAACGTCGACGGTGCCGTCGATGACGCCCTGACGGATGGCCTCGGCATCCTCCTCGGTACGCAGCGGCGGATTGACCTTGAGCGAGGTGTTGTAGGTCTCGTCCAGGTCGTTCTCGGTCAGGAACATGTGATGCGGGGTGGCCTCGCAGGTAACCTGAACGCCAGCGGCCTTACCGGCACGCACGATCTCCAGGCCATGGGCGGTGGAGATGTGCTGGATGTGCAGCTTGGCACCGGTCAGCTTGGCGATCTCGATGTCGCGGGCGATCTGGAGCTCCTCGCCGGCAGCCGGCCAGCCCTCGAGAGCCAGGCGGGTCGAGACCTTGCCCTCATTGATCTGGCCGTGGCCGACCAGGTCCTCGTCCTGGCAGTGGCTCATAAAGACCTTGCCGAACATCTTGCCGTAGTCCATGCAGCGACGGAGCATGCCTGCGCCCTGCACGCCGCGACCGTCGTCGGTGAAGGCGACGGCGCCGTGGGCGACCATATCGCCCATTTCGGACATGGCCTCGCCCTTAAGACCGCGGGTCATGGCGCCCGACGGATAGACGCGGCAGTGGCCGACCTCGGCAGCGCGGGACTTGACAAACTCAACGACGGTACCGTTGTCGGTAACGGGGTCGGTGTTGGGCATGGCGCACACGCCGGTAAAGCCGCCCTTGGCAGCTGCGCGGGTGCCGCTCTCAATGTCCTCTTTGACCTCGTAGCCGGGCTCGCGCAGGTGGACGTGCATGTCCACCAGGCCGGGGACGAGGTACTTGCCGGAAAGGTCGCGGACCTCGGCTCCCTCGACGGCGAGATTCTCGCCGACCTCGGCGATCTTATCGCCGTCAATCAGGACGTCAACGACACCGTCAAGCTCGACGGACGGGTCGACGACGTGGGCATTCTTAAGAAGCAAGGCCATTATCGGCACCTCCAAGCAGCAGATACAGGATAGCCATACGCACGCAGATACCGGCGTAGACCTGCTCCAGGATGACGGAGCGTTGCGGGTGGTCGGCCATATAGGAGTCGAACTCGACGCCGCGGTTGATGGGGCCCGGGTGGCAGATAATCGCATCGGGCTTCATGAGCTTCTCGCGGTCCTTGGTCAGACCGAAGAGCTTGTGGTACTCACGAATGGTCGGGAACGGGGCACCCTCGAGGCGCTCCTGCTGCACGCGCAGCATGTAGACGACGTCCAGCTCGGGCAGGACGGAATCGAGGTCGCTCGTCACGTGGTCGCAGCCCAGGACCTCGGGCGCCGGCGGCAGCAGCGTGCCGGGGGCGACGGCGTAGGTCTCGCAGCCCATGATCTTAAGGGCGGGGATCAGCGAACCGCAAACACGGGAGTGCGCGATATCGCCGACGATGGCGACCTTCAGACCGTGGAAGTCGCCCTTGTGCTCCCAGATGGTGTACAGGTCGAGCAGGGCCTGCGTGGGATGGTTGTGCTTGCCGTCGCCGGCGCAGATGACGCTCGCGGGCGAGTTCTGCGTGACGATGTAGGGAGCACCGGCGTGCTTATCTCGCACGACGATGCAGTCGATCTTATAGGCGTTAAGGGTCTCGACGGTGTCGACGAGGCTCTCGCCCTTGACCGTGGAGGTCGAGGAGCCGCCAAAGTTGAGGCTGTCGGCCGAAAGACGCTTCTCGGCGAGCTCGAAGGAGCTGCGGGTGCGCGTCGAGGGCTCGTTGAACATGTTGACGATGGTCTTGCCCTTGAGCGTGGGGACCTTCTTGATCGCACGCTCGTTGACCTCGGAGAACGCCTTGGCGGTCTCGAGGATGAGCTTGATGTCCTCTTCGGAGTACTCGGTAATGTCGATCAGGTGCTTATGGTTGAACGCCACGGTACTACTCACCTCCCAGCGGCGCGGAGCCCACGTGGGAACCCGGCGCGACGTCGTTAATCTCGACAGCGGTGTGGCCGTCGACTTCCTTCATATATAGGTGCACGTTCTCCTCATGCGACGAGGGAACGTTCTTGCCGACAAAGTCCGGCGAGATGGGGAGCTCGCGGTGGCCGCGGTCAACGAGGACTGCCAGCTCGATGCGGCTCGGACGGCCCAGGTCCATGACGGCGTCGAGAGCGGCGCGAATGGTACGGCCCGTATACAGGATGTCGTCCACCAGCACGACGCGCTTGCCGTCGACGCTAAAGGGAATGTTGGTGGCGTGGATCGCGGGAGCGAAATTGGTAGCGTAGTCATCGCGGTAGAAGCTGATGTCGAGGCTGCCGAGCGGAACGTCGACGCCCTCGATCTCCTTGATCTCCTCGGCGAGCTTCTTTGCCAGAAGGTCGCCGCGCGTGACGATGCCGACCAGAGCGAGGTCTTCACAGCCCTCGTTGCGCTCGAGAATCTCGTGCGCGATGCGGGTCATCGCTCGATTGACGGCGGTCTCGTCCATGATGACCGCCTTGGGGGAAGTCGTGCCCATCGATCTCCTTCCTCACATGTCTTGACTGCTGACACAGTCAAAAAAATAGATGCCCGACCGCTCAAAGCGGACCAGACACCCACAGGAAGGGCTGCTCTTTGGCAGCTATGTAATTCCATGTGGGTATCTCGTACCCCTTTAATGGTCAAGGGATAGTGTAGCCAACCTCGAGCTTAATTGCGAGCATAAATACAGGGCAATCCGTAAACGGAGCCCAATGCTCAATAAACCTATATATATTTGTGGGACGAGCTTGAAAACGTACGCACGAGCTGGCATAATCCCCTCTGCTGCACGCAAATCGGATCTACGTCCAGGGCCGTGGCGTGAGCACTATCGCCAAAAGAGAAATATCTCTGTGTAGATTACGCACAGGGAACTGCTTCTGTGCTATAGTTCAGGCTTGTTTGTTAACGCGACATGTTCGTTTGTCGCCCAAGGAGGGTCAGTTATGTCCAAAGTTTGCGAAGTTTGCGGTAAGCACCCCGTTGCCGGTCGCTCCATCAGCCACTCTCACCGCGTCACCAACCGTAAGTTCCGCCCCAACATCCAGCGCGTCTACGTTGTCGTCGATGGTCACCGTCGCAAGATGAACGTTTGCTCCACCTGCCTCAAGTCCGGCAAGGTTGCGCGCTCCTAAATAAGGTCTTACCAACAAGTACCTCGGACTCTCCGGGTCAAAGACCTCGCGTTCACATAGAACTTACCAAAGGCGCCCTCCCCTACGGAGGGCGCCTTTTTGCACTCATTGGGGACAGACTTACATGAGTGTTTTCACGCATTGGGGACAGACATGACGCATGCCAGCGGCACACCGACTGGCTCCGGCCCCTATCTCACGCTGCATCCTTCCAGCCTGCAGTAGCCTTGGTCACGCTTGTGGCGCCAATACCGGTGATACGGGCAATTTGCTTGACCGTGAGATGTGCCCGCCTGAGCCTCAGCAGGCAGGCATCGCGTTCGGGGCGTGGCAGGGCCTTGAGCAGCGCAGGATCTATGCTCGGCAGGACTTCGCGCGCAACGGAAAGAGCCTCCTCATCGGGGATCCTCCGGCGCGGAAGAACCTCCACTGACCAGATGCGCCCGCCAACTTTCTTGAGATGCTCGCAATAGCGACGGGAGCCTCCGACAACATCGAGCATAGGGGCCGCATCACAGATGTCAAAGGGATCATAGCCCAGCTGATATGCCTTATAGCTTGACCAGCGGTACGCCTCGAGCGAGTCAAGCGCACCCTTCACGGGATTGAGATGAATATAGTCGAGCAGCTGCACCGCCTGCGTGTCCGACTCAACCGCGACCCGCGAATAGCGATTGTCAAACAGATGTCCCGTTCTCCCCGTTTTCCCATTGAAATACTTAGCATATGCCGTCAGCGCGCACTGCATTGCCTTTGAAAGGTTGTCAAATGGGTCATCAACCATCAAATGGAAGTGGTTGTCCATAAGGCACCAAGCCAACACCGCCACGTCATGGCGCGCAAACCTGTCCGAGATATCCGATAAGAAACGATAACGGTCGGAGTCATCTTCAAAAATAATCTGTTTGGAGTTGCCGCGGTCAAAGACGTGGTAATAGCCGGTGATCGAAACGGGGCGGGCGCATCGGGGCATAATCTCTCCTTTCAAAGCTGTACAGGCAACACCTAAAAGGAGAGAAGAAACGCAAAATGCTGAGCCTGTAACCTATTTATATCCAATGAGTGGCAACAACAGGCCCAGAACGGCAAAATGACAAATCGATGTCTGTCCCAAATGAGTGAAAGCACTCATGTAAGCCCGTCCCCAATGAGTGGGGCGATGCCCAATAAGCGAGGGGATGCAGCAGGCGGATTGTTTAGTTAAAACGTTTCAGTTTATTGAAGCGTTTTAGTGTGCCTTTTAGAGGAATCTGACCGTTCGCCGAATAATTTCTTGCTATCATGCAAGTCGTAGGGTAAATCTCCGATCGCAAGGAGACACAAATGGTGAAAAAGTCACCGGAAAACACTACTCCCGCAATTGTGGACAACGTAGAGGCGCTTGAGGCTAAGCTCGCTCAGATGCGAGAGGCCCAGGCGCTTTTTGCTACGTACACGCAGGAGCAGGTCGACAAGATCTTCTATGAGGCCGCCATGGCCGCCAACAAGGCTCGTATCCCGTTGGCGAAAATGGCCATCGAGGAGACCGGCCGCGGCGTTCTTGAGGACAAGGTCATCAAGAACCACTACGCCGCAGAGTACATCTACAACGCTTACAAGAACACCAAGACCTGTGGTGTCCTGGAGCGCGACGAGGCTTACGGCATCACCAAGATCGCCGAGCCCATCGGCATCGTGGGCGCCGTCATCCCGACGACCAACCCCACCTCCACCGCAATCTTCAAGACGCTGATCAGCCTGAAGACCCGCAACGCCATCATCATCTCCCCGCACCCGGCTGCCGCCAAGTGCACCATCGCCGCCGCCAAGCTCGTGCTTGACGCCGCCGTCAAGGCTGGTGCCCCCGAGGGCATCATCGGCTGGGTCGATGTCCCCTCCATCGAGCTGACCAACATGGTCATGCGCGACGTCGACATCATCCTCGCCACCGGTGGCCCGGGCATGGTCAAGGCCGCCTACTCCTCGGGCAAGCCCGCCCTGGGCGTTGGCGCCGGTAACACCCCGGTCGTCATCGACGACACCGCCGACGTTCTGCTCGCAGTCAACTCCATCATCCACTCCAAGACCTTCGACAACGGCATGATCTGCGCTTCCGAGCAGTCCGTGACCGTCATCGACACCATCTACGACCAGGTCAAGGCCGAGTTCCAGAAGCGCGGCTGCTACTTCGTCAAGCAGGGTGCCGAGATGGAGGCCCTGCGTGCCGCCATGTTCAAGAACGGCGCCCTCGATCACCGCATCCCCGGCATGGCTGCCGCCAAGATCGCCGAGCTCGCCGGCATCGAGGTTCCCGCCAAGACTAAGATCCTGATCGCCGAGGTCACCTCCACCGACCCCGCCAAGGAGGAGTTCTCCCACGAGAAGCTCTCCCCGGTCCTGGCCATGTACCACGCCAAGGACTTCCAGGAGGCCGTCGACAAGGCCGAGCACCTGGTGCTCGCCGGTGGCCCGGGCCACACCGCCTCTCTGTACGTGCACCCCGCCCAGGCCGAGAAGATCAGCCTGTTCGAGCACGTCATGAAGGCCTGCCGCATCGTCATCAACACCCCGTCCTCGCACGGTGGCATCGGTGACCTGTACAACTTTGGCATGAAGCCGTCTCTGACCCTGGGCTGCGGCTCCTGGGGCGGCAACTCCGTCTCCGAGAACGTTGGGGTGAAGCACTTGATCAACGTTAAGACTGTGGCCGAGCGCCGTGAGAACATGCTGTGGTTCCGCGCTCCCGAGAAGGTCTACTTCAAGAAGGGTTCCACGCCCGTCGCCCTCGACGAGCTGGGCAACGTCATGGGCAAGAAGCGCGCCTTCATCGTTACCGACCAGTTCCTCTTCAAGAATGGCAACACCCGCGCCATCGAGGCCAAGCTCGACGAGATGGGCATCGCCCACGACTGCTTCTACGACGTCGAGCCCGATCCGTCGCTGCAGTGCGCACGTCGCGGCGCCAAGCAGATGGCTCTCTTTGAGCCGGACGTCATCATCGCCGTCGGCGGTGGCTCAGCTATGGACGCCGGCAAGATCATGTGGATGATGTACGAGCACCCCGAGTGCAAGTTTGAGGACATGGCCATGGACTTCATGGACATCCGCAAGCGTATCTTCACCTTCCCCGAGATGGGCAAGAAGGCCTACTTCGTCGCCGTCCCGACCTCCTCGGGTACCGGCTCCGAGTGCACGCCGTTCGCCATCATCACCGACAAGGAGACCGGCATCAAGTGGCCGCTCGCCGACTACGCGCTGCTCCCCAACATGGCTATCGTCGACGCCGACAACTGCATGACCGCCCCGCGCGGCCTGACCGCTGCCTCCGGCATCGACGTCATGACCCACGCCATCGAGTCCTACGTCTCCATCATGGCTTCCGACTACACCAAGGGCCTCTCCGAGCGCGCTGCCAAGCTCGTCTTTGAGAACCTGCCCTCCAGCTTCACGAACGGCGCCAAGGACCCGCACGCCCGCGAGGAGATGCACAACGCCTCCTGCATGGCCGGTATGGCCTTCGCCAACGCCTTCCTGGGCCTCAACCACTCCATGGCTCACAAGCTCGGCGCTTTCCATCACCTGCCCCACGGCATCGCTAACGCCGTCATCCTGACCCGCGTCATGCGCTACAACGCCGCCGAGGCTCCCGTCAAGATGGGTACCTTCTCCCAGTATCCTTACCCCAACGCGCTGCACAACTACGCCGAGATGGCCAAGTACTGCGGTATCGAGGGCAAGGACGACAAGGAGGTCTTCGAGAACTTCATCACGAAGCTCGAGGAGCTCAAGGACTTCATCGGTGTCAAGAAGACCATCGCCGACTACGGTGTTGACGAGCAGTACTTCCTCGACACCCTCGACGAGATGACCGAGCAGGCATTCAACGACCAGTGCACCGGCGCTAACCCGCGCTACCCGCTCATGAGCGAGATCAAGGAGCTCTACCTGGACGCCTACTACGGCCGCGAGCCCCAGGACTACGCCGTCTGCTAGTTTTTTAGCACGGTTTTTTGCGGCGGGGGTGCACGGGTGTTTCACACACCCCCGCCGTCGCTTCTATCGCATCGTTGAAAGGATGCAACCATGCTGCTACCCGATTCCAAGACCGAGCTCGTCCGCCGTGGCAACAAGGTCGTTTACGACCTGGGCGACAAGATCGTCAAGGTCTTTAACGAGACCAAGCCTGTCTCCGACGTGTTCAACGAGGCTTTGAATCTTGCCCGCATCAATGAGTGCGGCATCCGCAGCCCCAAGGCTCTCGAGGTTTCCCAGCTCGAGAACGCCAACGGCTGGGCGCTCGTGACCGAGAAGGTTCCGGGCACCACCCTTGCCGAGAAGATGACTGCCGAGCCCCAGCGCTTCGGTGAGTACCTCGAGATGTTCGTCGACCTCCAGATCGAGATCCACGGCTACACCTCCCCGCTGCTCAACCGTCAGCGCGACAAGTTCGCCCGCATGATCGACAGCCTTGATCAGCTCAATGCCACCACGCGTTACAACCTTCAGGAGCGTCTGGACGGTATGACCAAGGAGTTCAAGGTCTGCCACGGCGACTTCAACCCCTCCAACGTCATCGTCGGCGACGACGGCCAGCTCTATGTGTGCGACTGGGCACACGCTACCCAGGGCTCCCCTGCTGCCGACGTTGCCACCACCTACCTGCTCTTTGCCCTCAACAGCAAGGACCAGGCCGAGGCTTATCTGGAGCTCTACTGCGACCGCGCCGACATGCCCATGCAGGTCGTGCGTCAGTGGACGAGCATCGTCGCCGCCTCCGAGCTCGCTCGTAAGCGCAACGTGAACGATGAGTTCCTGAAGAACTGGATCGACGTCGTCGATTATCAGTAATATCTGAGCGATTTATTTCGCATCGGAGGCACAAAGGAAACCCCGCAGCTCGCATGGGCTGTGGGGTTTCCTTTTAGCGATTGAGTACGCCGACAAGATAAAAGGACGGCCCCGCATCTCCCCTATCTGGAGAAATGCGGGGCCGTCCCGTATATCGAACTACAAGCGAAATCGCCGATTAACGGCGTGCCGCCTTCACAAGCTCGGCGACCTTGGCGACGACCTCGTCGATCGCCACGTCCTCGCGCTCACCCGTAGCACGGTCCTTGAGCTCGACGGTGCCGTTCTTGAGGCCACGCTTACCCAGAACGACCTGATACGGGAAGCCCATAAGGTCGTTGTCGGCAAATTTAAAGCCGGGACGCTCGTCACGGTCATCGACGACGACCTCGATACCCTCGGCGCACAGGCCATCAACGATCTGCTCGCAGACGGTAGCGCACTCCTCCTTCTTGGGGTCGAGCGGAATCACAGCAACCTCGTACGGGGCAACGGAGACCGGCCAGACGATGCCGTGCTCGTCGTTGTGCTGCTCCACGACGGCAGCGAGCGAGCGAGACACGCCAACGCCATAGCAACCCATGATAAGCGGCTTCTCCTTACCGTCCTCGTCCATAAAGGTGGCACCCATGGCCTTGGAGTACTTGGTGCCCAGCTGGAAGACCTGGGAGACCTCGATACCGCGAGCAGCAGACAGCGGCTTGCCGCAGTGCGGGCAGGGATCGCCGGCGACGACGGTAACCAGGTCGGCCCACTCGTCGACGGTAAAGTCGCGCTCGGGGCAGGCGCCGGTAAAGTGATAGTCGACCTCGTTGGCACCGCAGGCCCACTGTTTGGACTCGCGCAGACTCTCGTCGCAGACCAGACGAATGCCCTCGGGCAGGTTAACCGGTCCGATAAAGCCCTTATGCAGCCCGTAGGTCTGGAGCTCCTCGTCGGTCATCATGCGATAGCCCTTGCCAAAGACGTGCTCGGCCTTACAGTCGTTGAGCTCGTGGTCGCCCGGAACAATGGCCACGACCGGCTTGCCCTCGGAGTCAATCAACGCCAGCGACTTGCGCGTGCCGTTCTCGGGGAAGCCGAAGAACTTGGCGACGGCCTCGATGGTGCCCATACCCGGAGTCTCGACCTTGGTGAGCGTGCCGTCGCCGGGACCCTCGGTCACAACGACCTTGGTGCTTGCGGCCTCGTCATCGGCAGCAAAGCCGCAATCGTCGCAGTACACGAGCGAGGCCT is a genomic window of Collinsella aerofaciens containing:
- a CDS encoding DNA-directed RNA polymerase subunit omega, with the translated sequence MSVVKPCIDDLLEKTDHNRFLLASLASKRACDINSMLRGQHNRVLAVQDVDDITIGLSGADTISMAMDEIVDGDISYDEARYEKALGHKVAEA
- the gmk gene encoding guanylate kinase, which codes for MSAQDSKLFVISGPSGAGKGTLVTRVRERRSNLGLTVSATTRAPRKGEVDGVNYFFLTREEFDRRVANGEFVEWAEVHGNCYGTLVSEVTSKLASGASLILEIDVQGALQVKERFPEAVLIFIKPPSLEVLRERLVGRGTETPETIELRMANAADELALADRYDDVVVNDDLDRATDELVRVLDMHERI
- the mihF gene encoding integration host factor, actinobacterial type is translated as MALPQLTDEQRKQALEKAAAARHARAELREQIKKGEKSLESVLNSDDPIASRMKVSTLIESLPGYGKAKAAKIMEELGISATRRVQGLGVRQREQLLEQLTK
- the pyrF gene encoding orotidine-5'-phosphate decarboxylase, translated to MLETDARDRVIVALDCDRERALELAHELSGHAAWLKVGMTLYYAEGPEIVKTFKDLGFKVFLDLKFHDIPHQVRGAARSASLAGADLLSVHGLGSGAMLAACREGAEEAREDRAKLVAITVLTSMNQDALSEIGVESPVAEEAARLAKLAQANGIDGIVCSPMEAHDMRELLGPDALIVTPGVRPVGAALGDQSRVATPSQAIERGASHIVVGRPITGADDPVATFDAIVAELVENVA
- a CDS encoding dihydroorotate dehydrogenase is translated as MAVDFGGVKMQNPINTAAGTFGYGWQFQNFFDVSQLGAITTKGCAAEPWPGNPAPRMAEIPGGMINSVGLQNPGVAAFARESGPWLEQLSKDGCQVICQVAGHSVEEFVRALEMYVELCPWAAGYEINVSCPNIAAGGAAMGSTPEGASSVMAACRKVTDKPLFVKMAPVNVAEIARALEAAGADGLSVINSIQGMAIDVHTRKSRVAKPKGGLSGPLCHHIAVRMVWEVAQAVDIPINGVGGVMTGEDAAEFILAGATCVSVGMANFVDPCASLKIAHELEAWAESQGVKDINELVGAFEC
- a CDS encoding dihydroorotate dehydrogenase electron transfer subunit; the protein is MHDFEVVSNQEIADGIFSLVISAPKLASALKPGQFVNIAVPGDASSLLRVPLSFYRADAQAGTVELWYAVVGDDTRRLSQMAPGSTSNLLGPGGRGWMVPEGTRKALLVAGGIGVPPVLCLAGMLAEQGVAVDVCLGFGTASKAVGIDEFRALCDTVNVCTDDGSLGTHGFCTDPAAELLGEGGYDYVASCGPAVMMKKVAAAAAEAGAYCEVSLERMMSCGFGACNTCNVETVDGMKGACMCGPVFDASKVVVF
- a CDS encoding dihydroorotase, giving the protein MALLLKNAHVVDPSVELDGVVDVLIDGDKIAEVGENLAVEGAEVRDLSGKYLVPGLVDMHVHLREPGYEVKEDIESGTRAAAKGGFTGVCAMPNTDPVTDNGTVVEFVKSRAAEVGHCRVYPSGAMTRGLKGEAMSEMGDMVAHGAVAFTDDGRGVQGAGMLRRCMDYGKMFGKVFMSHCQDEDLVGHGQINEGKVSTRLALEGWPAAGEELQIARDIEIAKLTGAKLHIQHISTAHGLEIVRAGKAAGVQVTCEATPHHMFLTENDLDETYNTSLKVNPPLRTEEDAEAIRQGVIDGTVDVIVTDHAPHTPWEKAREFELAPFGMIGLETSLSLVLTELVNTGKMSVGRMVELMAIKPREILGLDQVQVKAGSVADLTVFDPSATWTVGEDGYESRAENSGFAGRTLTGRATDVFVGGKQTLADGCIC
- a CDS encoding aspartate carbamoyltransferase catalytic subunit; the protein is MAFNHKHLIDITEYSEEDIKLILETAKAFSEVNERAIKKVPTLKGKTIVNMFNEPSTRTRSSFELAEKRLSADSLNFGGSSTSTVKGESLVDTVETLNAYKIDCIVVRDKHAGAPYIVTQNSPASVICAGDGKHNHPTQALLDLYTIWEHKGDFHGLKVAIVGDIAHSRVCGSLIPALKIMGCETYAVAPGTLLPPAPEVLGCDHVTSDLDSVLPELDVVYMLRVQQERLEGAPFPTIREYHKLFGLTKDREKLMKPDAIICHPGPINRGVEFDSYMADHPQRSVILEQVYAGICVRMAILYLLLGGADNGLAS
- the pyrR gene encoding bifunctional pyr operon transcriptional regulator/uracil phosphoribosyltransferase PyrR, with amino-acid sequence MGTTSPKAVIMDETAVNRAMTRIAHEILERNEGCEDLALVGIVTRGDLLAKKLAEEIKEIEGVDVPLGSLDISFYRDDYATNFAPAIHATNIPFSVDGKRVVLVDDILYTGRTIRAALDAVMDLGRPSRIELAVLVDRGHRELPISPDFVGKNVPSSHEENVHLYMKEVDGHTAVEINDVAPGSHVGSAPLGGE